A part of Astyanax mexicanus isolate ESR-SI-001 chromosome 2, AstMex3_surface, whole genome shotgun sequence genomic DNA contains:
- the sinhcaf gene encoding SIN3-HDAC complex-associated factor, protein MFGFHKPKMYRSLDGCCICRAKSSSSRFTDSKRYERDFQSCFGLGETRSGEICNACVLLVKRWKKLPVGSKKNWNHVVDARGGPSLKMTVKSKKVKSLTRRIRPSQICRVQNELKRNNSDAHSTTSSASPAQSPSYSNQSDDGSDSELTPGSTRSPVFSFLDLTYWKRQRVCCGIIYKGRFGEVLIDPHLFKPCCQKKREQEQEEEEDEPEEEDVDLVKEEGQAVESPLASPLATPLSPPLPVKTEAEEEEW, encoded by the exons ATGTTTGGCTTTCATAAGCCGAAGATGTACCGCAGTCTGGACGGCTGCTGTATCTGCAGGGCAAAGTCCTCCAGCTCACGCTTCACAGACAGCAAACGCTACGAGAGAGACTTCCAGAGCTGCTTTGG TCTTGGAGAAACGCGCTCTGGTGAAATTTGCAATGCTTGCGTGCTGCTGGTTAAACGCTGGAAGAAGCTTCCGGTTGGATCCAAAAAGAACTGGAATCAT GTGGTGGATGCGCGAGGCGGACCCAGTTTAAAGATGACCGTGAAATCCAAGAAAGTGAAGTCTCTCACCAGGAGAATCAGGCCAAGTCAAATCTGCCGAGTGCAGAACGAACTGAAAAGGAACA ACTCTGATGCACACAGCACTACCTCCAGTGCCAGCCCTGCCCAGTCTCCAAGCTACAGCAACCAATCGGACGATGGTTCTGACTCTGAGCTCACTCCTGGCTCCACCCGATCTCCGGTCTTCTCTTTCCTGGACCTGACATACTGGAAAAG GCAGCGGGTTTGCTGCGGCATCATCTACAAAGGCCGCTTTGGAGAGGTGCTGATTGACCCCCATCTCTTCAAGCCCTGCTGTCAGAAGAAACGGGAGCAGGagcaagaagaagaggaggatgagcCGGAGGAAGAGGATGTAGACCTGGTGAAAGAAGAGGGTCAGGCTGTTGAGAGCCCACTGGCCTCTCCGCTTGCCACGCCCCTTTCTCCCCCTCTGCCTGTCAAAACAGAGGCAGAGGAGGAAGAGTGGTGA